GCTAATCCCGCCGATATCGGCATGGTGGCCGCGCGCCGCGACGAAGAAAGCCGGATCGGCATCCGCCTCGTCCGCGAAGACCGGCATGATCACGGTGATGTCGGGCAGATGGGTGCCGCCCTGATAGGGGGCGTTGAGCGCATAGGCGTCGCCCGGCTTCATGCCCCTGCCATCCGCCGGGCTCCCGTCCTCCCCGCGGCCGCGCCGGGCGATGATGGTGCGGATGCTGTCGCCCATCGAGCCGAGATGGACCGGGATGTGCGGCGCGTTGGCGATCAGCTTGCCGCCCGCGTCGAACAGCGCGCAGGAGAAGTCGAGCCGCTCGCGGATGTTGACCGAGGCGGCGCTCTGGCGGAGCGCGGCGCCCATCTCCTCCGCCACGCCCATGAACAGGCCGGCGAAGATTTCGAGCCGCACCGGATCGGCGGCGGCGGCCATCGCGGCGGCGATGCTGCGCGCAGCATGGCGGGTCAGCACCAGTTCGCCGGCCCGTTGCACCTCGGCGCGCCAGCCCGGCTCGACAACGGTGGTGGCGACCGCGTCGACGATCAGTGCGGGCCCATCGACGGCAAATCCGGGGGCGAGCGTGGCGCGGTCGTACAGCGGCGTATTGTGCGCAGCATCGGCCATCCAGCTTTCGACCCGAGCGAGCGGCGGCGCCGATGTCGCGGGCAGATCGCCCAGCCCCGCCGCGCCCCCCTCGCCCGGCAGGATCGCCTCCATCCCCAGCATGTCGACGATCGGCTCGCCCTGCCCGGTGAAGCCGAAGCGCCGGGCGAAGTCGCGCTCGAAAGCGGCGCGCATCGTCGCGGCATCGCCGAGCGGCACGGGAATGCTGCTGTCGCCCGAGGGATAGCGGAGATGCGCGGTCGCCTCGAGGCGGGCCGCCCCGGGAAGCGCGGCCTTCGCTTCGTCCGAGAGCTGCGCGACGGCCGCAGCAATTGTCGCAGCATCGTCGAGCGGGAGCAGCACGCTGCGTTCGCGGATGACGCTGCGATCGGCCAGCCCGATGCCGTAGGCGGACAGCACCCCGGCGAGCGGATGGATCAGCACCCGCGTGATCGACAGCGCATCGGCGACAAGGCAGGCATGCTGGCCCGCCGCCCCACCGAAGCAGGACAGGGTGAAGCGCGCGGGATCATGGCCCGCGCCGATCGACACCGCCTTGATCGCATTGGCCATGTTGGCGACCGCGATCGCGACCAGCCCCTCAGCGATCTCGCGCGGGCTCCGGTCGGTGCCGGCCTCCGCGATCAGCGCGGCGAAGCGCGCCTCGACCGCCGCGACGTCGATCGGCTGATCGCCGCCGGGGCCGAACAGGCGCGGGAAATGATCGGGCTGGATCTTACCGAGCATGACGTTGCAGTCGGTGACGGTCAGCGGCCCGCCGCGCCGGTAGCAGGCGGGGCCCGGCACCGCGCCCGCCGATTCGGGGCCGACGCGGAAGCGCCCCTGGTCGAAGCGGCAGATCGATCCCCCGCCCGCCGCCACGGTGTGGATCTTCAGCATCGGCGCGCGGATGCGGGCGCCGGCGATGCGGGTTTCGGTCTCGCGGTCGTAGCGGCCGGCATAGAGCGAGACGTCGGTGGAGGTGCCGCCCATGTCGAAGCCGATGACGTGCGGGAAGCCGGCGGCCTCGGCGGTGCGCGCCATGCCGACGATGCCGCCGGCCGGGCCCGACAGGATCGCGTCCTTGCCGCGAAAGGCGTCGCCCGCGATCAGCCCGCCATTGGACTGCATGAACAGCGGGTCCGCCGCATCGCCGAGCGCATCGCGGAAGCCCGCGACATAGCGATGCAGCACCGGGGACAGATAGGCATCGACCACGCTGGTGTCGCCGCGCCCGATCAGTTTGATCAGCGGCGCCACATCATGGCTGGCAGAGACCTGGGTGAAGCCGATCTCCCGCGCCAGCGCGGCGAGCGCCGCCTCGTGCGCCGAATGGCGATAGCCGTGCATCAGCACGATCGCGATGCTGCGATAGCCTTCTGCGAAGGCGGCCGCCATGTCCGCCCGGGCGGCGTCGATGTCGAGCGGCACCAGCACCTCACCCTCGGCGCTTACCCGCTGGTCGATCTCGATGGTGCGGTCATGGACGGGCGGCGGGCGGCGGATCGCGCGGGCGAACAGATCGGGCCGGTCCTGATAGCCGATCGTCAGCGCATCGCCGAAGCCGCGCGTGATCGCCAGGCAGGTCGGCTCGCCCTTGCGTTCGAGCAGTGCGTTGGTGGCGACGGTGGTGCCGATGCGGACGTCGATCGGCGGAAGCGGCCCTTCCGGGCATCCGGTCAGCCGGCGGATCGCGGCGACGGAGGCGTCGTCATAGCGGCCAGGGTCCTCGGAGAGCAGCTTGGCGGTGACGATGCGGCCATCGGGGTCGCGCGCCACCACATCGGTGAAGGTGCCGCCGCGATCGATCCAGAAGTGCCAGGCCACATGGCCGGCCTAGCAAGGCGGGCCGGCCACCACAAGGCGACCGGACCGAAGAGGTTGCGGATGCGCCCCCCTTCTGGCGCATCCGCGGGGGAAGTCCCGTTCGGGACAAACAACCCTTACGGCGACGGAAGGTTCCGCCACCGATATGGTCGGCCGCAATTATTTTCCTCCGCCGCCGGGGCGGGGGCATCCCGCTCGTTCAGCGCAGCCCGGCCTTGCTATTGGCCTTGGCCTTCGCCTGGGCATTGGCTTCGTAGGTGTGCCGCTTCGACCGCGCCGCCGCCTTGTCGCGATCGGGCTTGTCGCGGGTCGCCGTGGCCGACAGGCCGGCATTGGCGTTGGCCTTCACCTTGGCCTTGTCGCTCGCCCGATAGGCGTGGCGATCCGCGCGGGCATCGTCGCGGCGGTCCTTGCCGGTGGCCCGGGTCGTGGCCGTCGCGTCGAGGCCCGCATTGGCATTGGCGTGGCTGCGGCCGGTCAGCGAGGCGCGTTCATCGGCCATGCGGTCCGCGCGGGCGATATCGCGCCGCTCGAGCCCGCTGGTCCGCGCATCGAAGCCACGATCGAAATCCCCGGCGCGGCTGAAACCATCGCCGCCGACGCCGCCGCCCAGGCCGACACCGGCACCGCCGCCCGCACCGCCACCGATGCCGGCCCCGATACCGCCGCCCATTCCACCGCCGCCGCCGCCACGGCCCTGGCCATGCGCCGGCATGGCGGCGAGCGCCAATGCCGTCACGCTGCAAAGGATCAGGCTTTTCATCATCTCTCTCCCACAGAGTTTCCCCTGCCGGATGTCACAATGTCACGCGGCCTCGAATGTTCCGGTCCGGACCTTTCAGGGCAGCGTCAGCACCACCCGCACCTCGTCCCCTTCGCCGATCCCCTCGGCCTTGCGGACCTGGGCCTTGATCGGAAGGATGAAGCCGCCACCCTCGCGCTGCGGGAAGATCGAGGTTGCCCAGCGCGTGCCGCCGATCCGCGCTTCCACCTTGATCGATCCGAAGCCGCCCGTCCGCCCCAGCGCGGCGAAGCGGATCTCGGCGGCGGCCTGGCCGTCGATCGTCAGGAAATGCCAGCCCGAGGAGCGGGCCGCATTGGCCGGCCTCCACAGCCAGATGCGGCTCGTGACCTCGAAATTTTCGCCGCTGTCCATAGACCGGGAATGGCGCGGGACGCGGCCGGAATCAACCGCCCGGCGCGCGCCGCCCCGCCCTCAATCCGCCGGGAAGGCGGCGCGATGGCCGGCCGCCTTGGCGACCGCGCCATGGCGCATGACGAAATCGACCTGCTCCATCCGCGTCACATCCTCCAGCGGATTGCCGGCGATGGCGATGATGTCGGCATCCTTGCCGGGTTCGATGGTGCCGATCCGCTCGGCCCGGCCCAGCGCCTCGGCGGCGTTGACGGTCGCCGTCTTCAGCGCGGCGGCGGGAGTCATCCCGGCCTTCACCAGCAGCGCGAACTCGCGGGCATTTTCGCCATGCTTCGACACGCCGGTATCGGTGCCGAACGCCACCTTCACCCCGGCCGCGATCGCCTTGCTGTGGCTCGCCATCGCGGCGGCGGCGGCCTCCTCGGCCTTGGGGATGGTGGCGGGCGGCAGCAATCCGGCGCGCGCCTGCTGAAGCGCGGCCTGCGGCGCCAGCATCGTCGGCACCAGCCAGGCGCCCTTCGCCTTGAACAGCTTGATCGCCTCGTCATCGAGGAAGGAGCCATGATCGACCGTGTCGACCCCGGCGGCCAGCGCCGCCTTGGTGCCGGCGACGCCATGGCTGTGGGTGGCGACCTGGCGGCCAAGGCCGTGGGCGGTGTCGATGATCGCCTTCATCTCCTCATCGGTCATCGCCCGGCCGAGGCCGCCCGAGACGTTGGAGAGGACGCCGCCGGTGGACATATATTTGATCACCTGCGCGCCCAGCGCGACCTGCTGGCGCACCGCGCGGCGGCAATCGTCGGCGCCGTCGCAGGTGCTGACCTGCCGATGCAGCACCGCCTCGGCAAAGGGCTCGGCCAAGCCGTTCGACGCATCGGCATGGCCGCCCGAGACCGAGATGGAATTGCCGGCGTTGACGATCGTCGGTCCCTCGACATCGCCACGCTCGACGCCCTCGCGCAGCGCCCGCATGCCGCGCGCATTACCGCCCAGATCGCGCACCGTGGTGAAGCCGGCCTCCAGCGTGATCCGCGCGTTGGTCACCGCGTACATCATGTCGTCGGCATCGTCGCGGTTGAGCGCGGTCAGCCGGTCGCGCAGCGGATCGCCGCCGATACCCCAGAGGTGGACGTGCATGTCGATCAGCCCCGGCATCACGAAACGATCCTTGAGGTCGATCAGCCGCGCGCCGGGCTCGGCCGCCGCATAGCCGTCGCGTATCTCGGCGATCCTGCCGTCGCGGATGACAATCGTGCTGGGGCCGCGCGGCGGCTTGCCGGGTTCGGCGAGCAGGGTGCCGGCATGGATCATCGTCACCTTCGGCGCGGGAGCGCCCTGGGCAGCGAGCGGCGAGGCGGCGAGCAGGGCGAGGACGGCGGCGGTCAGGCGGCGCATGGAGGTCTCCCAATCTTCATTGTTGTCAGCAGGCTAGATCGGTTCGCCCGAGGAGGGAAGCCGGGGAAATGCGTGGGCCGCGACCGCACCGATATGCGACCGGAGGGATCGACGGATCGGGGCGGTCACCCCAGTTCCACCCGCCTTGTGATCCCGATGGCATCCAGGAACGCCTCATCGTGGCTGACCACCAGCAGCGCGCCGTCATAGGCACGCAGCCCGGCCTCGACCGCCGCGATCGAATTGAGATCGAGATGGTTGGTCGGCTCGTCGAGCAGCAGCAAAGGCGGCGGCGCTTCCCCGCCCAGCACGCAGGCGAGGCCGGCGCGCAGTCGCTGGCCGCCGCTCAGCGAACCGACGATCTGTTCGGCCGCCTCGGCGCGGAAGCCGAAGCGGGCGAGCGCGGCGCGACAGCCATTGACGGTGGCCTGCCGGTGGCGAAGCGCGAAATTGCCGGCGATCGACAGCGCGGGATCGAGCAGGCCGACATTCTGATCGAGCAGTGCGGAGGCGACCGGGCGGTGGACCGTGCCGGCCCAGGGCGCCAGCCGCCCATCGGCGATGGCGAGCAGCGTGCTCTTGCCCGACCCGTTGGGGCCGGTCAGCGCGATCCGCTCGGGACCGCGTATCTCAAGATCGAGGCCGTCAAGCAGCGGCCCCGCCGCCCGGTCATATCCCGCGGCTATGCCTGCAAGCCGCAGCACGACCCTGTCCGCCACCAGCCCGGTTCGCGCGAGATCGACCCGCACCGGGGTCAGCCGCTCGATCCGGGCGCGGGCGCCGGCAAGATCGGCCGCCGCCTCGTCGCGCTGGCGTTCGGCGAGACGGGCATTGGCGCCGCCGCTCTCCTCGGCGCGGCGCTGCATCGCGCCCAGCACGATCTTCGGCATGCCACCCTTGGCCGCCTTGCGCGCGCCGGCGGAATCGCGCCGCTGCTTGCGCTCCGCCGTCAGCTGCGCCTGTCGCGCTACCTCGGCCGATCGTCGCTCGGCATGGGCGAGATCGTGGCGCGCCGCCTCCAGCTCGATCGCCTTGCGCGCTTCATAGGCGGACCAGTTGCCGCCATAGCGGGTGGCGCCGAGGCTGGTCAGCTCGACGATCGCGTCCATATGGCCGAGCAGTTCGCGATCATGGCTGACGGTGATCGCACCGCCGCGCCAGTTCGACAGCAACGCGATCACCGCGTCGCGGCCTTCGCGATCGAGATGGTTGGTCGGCTCGTCGAGCAGCAGGAAATCGGGCCGGGCGAAGATCGCGGCGGCGAGCGCCGCACGGGTCCGCTGCCCGCCCGACAGCCGGATCAGCGGCGTCTCTGGTCCGACATCGAGCCCGACCGAGGCGAGCGCGGCGGCAAGGCGCGCCTCGACTTCCCAATCGGCGTCGGCCAGTTCGTCGATCGTCGCGATGCCGGCTTCGGCACGCGCCAGCAGCGCAAGCGCGGCGCGCACCCCGAACAGGTCGGCGATCGTCTCATCGGGCGCGACATCGACAATCTGGCGCAGGGTGCCGATCGTGCCGCTGATCGCGATACGGCCGGCGCGCGGGGCAAGCTCGCCCGCGATCAGCCGCAGCAAGGTCGTCTTGCCGACGCCGTTGCGGCCGACAATCGCGCAGCGCTCGGCCGTGAAGCCTAGATCGAGGCCCGAGAAAAGCGGCCGGCCGTCAGGCGTCGACCAGGCGAGGTTGGAAAGCGTGATGGAAGCGGACATGCGTGGAATCCCCGAAGGCAAGGCAGGATGGCATTGCGGTTCGGTGGAGGTTCATCGCGCTTGTCCCTGATGGCGCGGACGGCCCGCGCGGCCGGACCTATATAGGAGGGCGATGGTCGAGGCCAAGCTTTCCCATCGGCCGGGCTTCTGGCTAAGTTCCCTGCATGACCAACCTCCGACTCGCGCTCGCCGCCCTCACCCTCTTCCCCGCCGCCCCGCTGCTCGCCCAGGCCGCGCCACCACCGCCCGCCGCGCCCGCGCCCAAGCCGGCGACGGTGTTCGTCCGGATCACGACCAGCGAAGGGCCGATCCTGTTGGAGCTGGAAAAGGAGAAAGCACCGGTCACGGTCGCCAACTTCCTGAAATATGTCGACCTCAAGCGCTATGACGGGATCAGCTTCTACCGTGCCGTCGCGGTGCCCAACGAGCCCAGCCAGGGCTTCATCCAGGGCGGCATCCGCGAGGACGCCCGCAAGATATTGCCGCCGATCGCGCATGAATCGACGACGAAGACCGGCCTCCATCATACGAACGGCGCGATATCGATGGCGCGCAACGCGCCGGGCACCGCGACCTGCGACTTCTTCATCATCGTCGGCGACATGACCTATATGGACGCCAACCCCAGCGCCCCCGGCGACAACCAGGGCTATGCGGTGTTCGGCCATGTCGTCGAGGGGATGGACGTGGTGAAGAAGATCCTCGCCGCGCCGCGATCGCCGACGGCCGGGGTGGGCGTGATGAAGGGCCAGATGCTCGCGGCGCCGGTGAAGATCGTGACCGCGCGGCGGGCGACCGCGCCGGTGGCCAAGGCGCCGTAAATCGTGTCGCCCCGGCGGAGGCCGGGGCCGCAAGAGGCTCTTGCCTAACCTGACCGCAGGAGCCGATGACGGCCCCGGCCTCCGCCGGGGCGACGCGCAGGAGTGAAGCCTACCCCAGCACGTCCTTATGCTCTTCGCGGAGCAGGGCCTTCTGCACCTTGCCCATCGCGTTCTTGGGCAGCGCGTCGACGAACAGGATCGCGCGCGGCTGCTTGTAGCGGGCCAGCTGATCGGCCAGCCCCGCCTTGATCGCTTCGGCGTCCGAGAAACCGGGCTCGCGCGGGACGATCACCGCGACCGGGGCCTCGCCCAGTTCGCGATGGGGCACAGCGATCACCGCCGATTCGTGGACCTGGGGCAGTTCGTCGAGCGCGGTTTCGACCTCGGCCGGATAGACATTGTACCCGCCCGAGATGATCAGGTCCTTGGCGCGCCCGACCAGGCTGACATAGCCACGGGCATCGACGAAGCCGAGATCGCCCGAGACGAAGCGGCCGTCGCGGAACTCGGCCGCCGTCTTCTCCGGCATCCGCCAATAGCCCTGGAAGACGTTGGGGCCGGATATCTCGACCACGCCGACCTCGCCCTGCGGCATCTCCGCGCCGGTCTCGGGATCGGCGATGCGGATCGACACTCCCGGCAGCGGCACGCCGACGGTGCCTGCGATCCGATCCCCGTCATAGGGGTTGGAGATGTTCATGTTGGTCTCGGTCATGCCATAGCGTTCAAGGATGGCGTGGCCGGTGCGCTCGCGGAACTCGCGGTGGATATCGGCGGAGAGCGGCGCCGATCCCGAGACGAACAGCCGCATGTGCGCCACCAGATCGCCGGTGAAGCCGGGATCGTCGAGCAGGCGGATGTAGAAGGTCGGCACCCCCATCATCGTCGTCGCGCGCGGGAGTTGCGCCAGCACCTGCCTGGCGTCAAACTTCGCCAGGAAGATCATCGAGGCGCCGGCGGCGAGGATCGTGTTGGTGGCGACGAACAAGCCGTGGGTGTGGAAGATCGGCAGGGCGTGGAGCAGCACGTCCGCGCCCGTGAACCGCCACGCATCCTTCAGCATGAAGGCGTTGGAGCCGAGATTGTCGTGGCTCAGCATCGCCCCCTTGGAGCGCCCGGTGGTGCCCGATGTATAGAGGATCGCGGCAAGGTCCTTGTCGTCCCGCGCGACATCGTCGAAATGGCCGGGCTGCCCGGCCGCCTGCGCGGCCAGGCTTTCCAGCGTCGCGAACCTCGGCACGCCCGCCACCTCGGCCAGCGGCTCGATCGACGCCAGCGTGGCCGGATCGCAGACGAACAGCGCCGGTTCGGCATCGCGCATGAAATAGTCGAGCTCGCCTGCGGTATAGGCGGTGTTGAGCGGCAGGAAGACCGCCCCGGCGCGCAGCGCGCCGAGATAGAGCATCAGCATGTCGATGCTCTTTTCCGCCTGGACCGCGACCCGATCGCCGATCCCAACGCCCGCGGCGCGCAGCTGGTGTGCGAAGCCCGCCGAGCGGCGCCCGACATCGCCATAGGTGACGATGCCGCCATCGGGGAGATGGGCGAAGGGGGTTTCGGCGGAGGGGAAACCGGCGGCGAGGCGGGTGTAGAGATTGGCCATCCCCGCCCCTTAGCGGAGTGATCAGCGCGATTGAAGCGCCCCCGCCTCCCGCCCCATCCAGACCCGCATCAGCAGCGAGGCGGCGACCGTGGCGCTGGCGGCGGCAATCGCGCCGAACAGCGGCAGCAGCACCGCGAGCAGGAACGCGAACAGCGCCGCGCCCGCCAGCCTTATGCGCAGCACCGCGCCCGCCCGGCCATGCGCAACCAGCCGCGGTTCCAGCGCGAAGCCCGACAGGTCGATCGCGACGCCGACCGCGAGGATCGACAGCAGCCCCTGGGCGAAGCCATAATCCCGCCCGGCGAGCAGCATGATCAGCCAGGGGCCGCCCGCCACGCCGATCAGGATCACCGCGGCCGCCAGCCCCAGCGCGTAGCGGCTCACCCGCGCCATGACATGATCGAGCGTGGCGAGGTCCGCGCCGGCATGGAGCCGGGCCATTTCGGGATAGACGATCCGCGCGGCGATCTGGATCGGCCGGGCGAGCGCACGGGCGATCCTGGCGGCGATGCGATAGCCGCCCGCTGCCGCGGCCCCCGCCACACCACCGACCGCGAGCGTGCCGAGCTGTTCGGTCAGCAGGCCCAGCGTGCCGGCGGCGTTGGTGGTCAGCATGAAGCGCCAGATGCCCGCATTCTCCCGGTTCGCCCTATGCCACTGCCTGCGGCCCAGCGCGATCGGCAGGGGGGTGAGGGCCAGCGCCGCCGCCCAGGTCGCGGCATGCTGGGCGAGCGCGGCGGCGGCCCACGCGGCAAGGAACAGCTCGATCCCGCCGCCCGTGGCCCAGGCGACCAGCGATCCGGCCAGGCGCACCGATGGCCCCACCGCCTGCACATAGGCGATCAGCTCGAACCGATCGACGAGGCGCAGCATGCCGGTCGGCGTCGCCCCGATCGACAGCAGCAGCGCCACCCCGAACCAGGCGGCATGCTGCTGCTGGGCGGGGTTCCAATCCAGCCAGGCCGCGACCAGCGGCACCGCCAGCACCGCGGCCGCCGCCCCCAGCAGGGCGCCGACGATATCGAGCAGGGTGGTGAAGCCGAGCAGCCGGGCGAGCCGATCGCGGCGCCCCTTCGCCAGATGGATCATCCCGTAGCGGATCACCGTCTGCCAGGACTGGAGCTGCGCGACATTGGCGATGGCCTGCCCATAGGCCAGGATCAGCGAGAACAGGCCGAAGCCGGCAGGCCCCAGCGCCCGCGCCGCGACGCCGAGATAGACGAGGCTCGCCACCGCCTGGAAGCCGCGCCCGCCCAGCAGCCAGACGAGGTTGCGGCCCATCCGCGCGAACACCGCGCCGCCGCCTTGGGCTGCCGCCGCCGCCGTCATGCGGCGCTCCGCACCCCGCCCGCCATCTCCGCCAGCACATCCTCGATCAGCCCGCGATAGATGGCCGATGGCAGTGCGTAATCGCGCGCCCGATCGCCGGGACGCACCGCCGC
The sequence above is drawn from the Rhizorhabdus dicambivorans genome and encodes:
- a CDS encoding hydantoinase B/oxoprolinase family protein produces the protein MAWHFWIDRGGTFTDVVARDPDGRIVTAKLLSEDPGRYDDASVAAIRRLTGCPEGPLPPIDVRIGTTVATNALLERKGEPTCLAITRGFGDALTIGYQDRPDLFARAIRRPPPVHDRTIEIDQRVSAEGEVLVPLDIDAARADMAAAFAEGYRSIAIVLMHGYRHSAHEAALAALAREIGFTQVSASHDVAPLIKLIGRGDTSVVDAYLSPVLHRYVAGFRDALGDAADPLFMQSNGGLIAGDAFRGKDAILSGPAGGIVGMARTAEAAGFPHVIGFDMGGTSTDVSLYAGRYDRETETRIAGARIRAPMLKIHTVAAGGGSICRFDQGRFRVGPESAGAVPGPACYRRGGPLTVTDCNVMLGKIQPDHFPRLFGPGGDQPIDVAAVEARFAALIAEAGTDRSPREIAEGLVAIAVANMANAIKAVSIGAGHDPARFTLSCFGGAAGQHACLVADALSITRVLIHPLAGVLSAYGIGLADRSVIRERSVLLPLDDAATIAAAVAQLSDEAKAALPGAARLEATAHLRYPSGDSSIPVPLGDAATMRAAFERDFARRFGFTGQGEPIVDMLGMEAILPGEGGAAGLGDLPATSAPPLARVESWMADAAHNTPLYDRATLAPGFAVDGPALIVDAVATTVVEPGWRAEVQRAGELVLTRHAARSIAAAMAAAADPVRLEIFAGLFMGVAEEMGAALRQSAASVNIRERLDFSCALFDAGGKLIANAPHIPVHLGSMGDSIRTIIARRGRGEDGSPADGRGMKPGDAYALNAPYQGGTHLPDITVIMPVFADEADADPAFFVAARGHHADIGGISPGSMPSDSRSIDEEGVILDNVLLVDQGRLREAEIRALLRNNRWPARNPDQNLADLGAQIAACTRGGAALLGLVRDHGRDVVTAYMEHVQANAEAAVRTLVDGLSDGASTVELDDGATIRVAVRVDRAARALTVDFAGTSDQLPGNFNAPLSVVRAAVLYVMRVLVDQPIPMNDGCLRPVTIRVPRGSMLSPLYPAAVVAGNVETSQAITDALLLALGAMAGSQGTMNNFTFGDATHQYYETIAGGSGAGPGFDGADAVQTHMTNSRLTDPEILETRFPVLVERFAIRRGSGGHGRWTGGDGAVRRIRFRQPMHVDIVSSRRRIAPPGLSGGGDGATGINRIERADGRVEALPGTASADLEAGDVFVIETPGGGGYGGVG
- a CDS encoding DUF1905 domain-containing protein; amino-acid sequence: MDSGENFEVTSRIWLWRPANAARSSGWHFLTIDGQAAAEIRFAALGRTGGFGSIKVEARIGGTRWATSIFPQREGGGFILPIKAQVRKAEGIGEGDEVRVVLTLP
- a CDS encoding metal-dependent hydrolase family protein, producing the protein MRRLTAAVLALLAASPLAAQGAPAPKVTMIHAGTLLAEPGKPPRGPSTIVIRDGRIAEIRDGYAAAEPGARLIDLKDRFVMPGLIDMHVHLWGIGGDPLRDRLTALNRDDADDMMYAVTNARITLEAGFTTVRDLGGNARGMRALREGVERGDVEGPTIVNAGNSISVSGGHADASNGLAEPFAEAVLHRQVSTCDGADDCRRAVRQQVALGAQVIKYMSTGGVLSNVSGGLGRAMTDEEMKAIIDTAHGLGRQVATHSHGVAGTKAALAAGVDTVDHGSFLDDEAIKLFKAKGAWLVPTMLAPQAALQQARAGLLPPATIPKAEEAAAAAMASHSKAIAAGVKVAFGTDTGVSKHGENAREFALLVKAGMTPAAALKTATVNAAEALGRAERIGTIEPGKDADIIAIAGNPLEDVTRMEQVDFVMRHGAVAKAAGHRAAFPAD
- a CDS encoding ATP-binding cassette domain-containing protein, which produces MSASITLSNLAWSTPDGRPLFSGLDLGFTAERCAIVGRNGVGKTTLLRLIAGELAPRAGRIAISGTIGTLRQIVDVAPDETIADLFGVRAALALLARAEAGIATIDELADADWEVEARLAAALASVGLDVGPETPLIRLSGGQRTRAALAAAIFARPDFLLLDEPTNHLDREGRDAVIALLSNWRGGAITVSHDRELLGHMDAIVELTSLGATRYGGNWSAYEARKAIELEAARHDLAHAERRSAEVARQAQLTAERKQRRDSAGARKAAKGGMPKIVLGAMQRRAEESGGANARLAERQRDEAAADLAGARARIERLTPVRVDLARTGLVADRVVLRLAGIAAGYDRAAGPLLDGLDLEIRGPERIALTGPNGSGKSTLLAIADGRLAPWAGTVHRPVASALLDQNVGLLDPALSIAGNFALRHRQATVNGCRAALARFGFRAEAAEQIVGSLSGGQRLRAGLACVLGGEAPPPLLLLDEPTNHLDLNSIAAVEAGLRAYDGALLVVSHDEAFLDAIGITRRVELG
- a CDS encoding peptidylprolyl isomerase, which produces MTNLRLALAALTLFPAAPLLAQAAPPPPAAPAPKPATVFVRITTSEGPILLELEKEKAPVTVANFLKYVDLKRYDGISFYRAVAVPNEPSQGFIQGGIREDARKILPPIAHESTTKTGLHHTNGAISMARNAPGTATCDFFIIVGDMTYMDANPSAPGDNQGYAVFGHVVEGMDVVKKILAAPRSPTAGVGVMKGQMLAAPVKIVTARRATAPVAKAP
- a CDS encoding malonate--CoA ligase, producing MANLYTRLAAGFPSAETPFAHLPDGGIVTYGDVGRRSAGFAHQLRAAGVGIGDRVAVQAEKSIDMLMLYLGALRAGAVFLPLNTAYTAGELDYFMRDAEPALFVCDPATLASIEPLAEVAGVPRFATLESLAAQAAGQPGHFDDVARDDKDLAAILYTSGTTGRSKGAMLSHDNLGSNAFMLKDAWRFTGADVLLHALPIFHTHGLFVATNTILAAGASMIFLAKFDARQVLAQLPRATTMMGVPTFYIRLLDDPGFTGDLVAHMRLFVSGSAPLSADIHREFRERTGHAILERYGMTETNMNISNPYDGDRIAGTVGVPLPGVSIRIADPETGAEMPQGEVGVVEISGPNVFQGYWRMPEKTAAEFRDGRFVSGDLGFVDARGYVSLVGRAKDLIISGGYNVYPAEVETALDELPQVHESAVIAVPHRELGEAPVAVIVPREPGFSDAEAIKAGLADQLARYKQPRAILFVDALPKNAMGKVQKALLREEHKDVLG
- a CDS encoding lipopolysaccharide biosynthesis protein, coding for MTAAAAAQGGGAVFARMGRNLVWLLGGRGFQAVASLVYLGVAARALGPAGFGLFSLILAYGQAIANVAQLQSWQTVIRYGMIHLAKGRRDRLARLLGFTTLLDIVGALLGAAAAVLAVPLVAAWLDWNPAQQQHAAWFGVALLLSIGATPTGMLRLVDRFELIAYVQAVGPSVRLAGSLVAWATGGGIELFLAAWAAAALAQHAATWAAALALTPLPIALGRRQWHRANRENAGIWRFMLTTNAAGTLGLLTEQLGTLAVGGVAGAAAAGGYRIAARIARALARPIQIAARIVYPEMARLHAGADLATLDHVMARVSRYALGLAAAVILIGVAGGPWLIMLLAGRDYGFAQGLLSILAVGVAIDLSGFALEPRLVAHGRAGAVLRIRLAGAALFAFLLAVLLPLFGAIAAASATVAASLLMRVWMGREAGALQSR